A genomic window from Lasioglossum baleicum chromosome 7, iyLasBale1, whole genome shotgun sequence includes:
- the LOC143210288 gene encoding uncharacterized protein LOC143210288: protein MDAETGAILALQILALCSIVAALLAYLMRQSRNATDEYESRNKRHVLVTSCDTCVGLQIALALYEVGYKVFAGLLDPSGSSPSIKILRAMEQQKDKDEDTIDAAQGNPQDPEVRARGQIVPLELDPTREDSLRACLDAVRAKLPAGEDGLWAVVHTGGQALPGVIERQPSSAWESMLRHNLVAPLRTARVFIPLLRAKRGRIVLLGDSATSYGTKAGTGLVAYSASRKAVEGAAEALKSELQSSGVDVVLLKPPPVNPLILYSAPVLKTSDVESGIFSSEGTWTAPVSTHSVQNSLIPALTSACPRGSYDMAAKSRLFCR, encoded by the exons ATGGACGCCGAGACCGGGGCCATTTTGGCCCTACAAATATTGGCTCTCTGTTCGATTGTCGCCGCTCTGTTGGCCTATCTGATGCGGCAATCGAGGAACGCCACCGACGAGTACGAGTCCCGCAACAAACGCCACGTGCTCGTTACCAGCTGCGATACCTGCGTGGGCTTGCAAATCGCCCTCGCACTCTACGAAGTTGGTTATAAG GTGTTTGCCGGCCTACTGGATCCCTCTGGCAGTTCACCATCGATCAAGATCCTGCGGGCGATGGAACAGCAGAAGGACAAGGACGAGGACACGATAGACGCGGCGCAGGGGAATCCGCAGGATCCGGAAGTACGTGCTCGCGGCCAAATCGTGCCATTGGAGCTGGACCCGACAAGGGAGGACAGTTTACGGGCTTGTTTGGACGCAGTTAGAGCGAAACTTCCGGCCGGCGAAGACG GTCTCTGGGCAGTCGTGCACACCGGCGGTCAGGCTCTTCCTGGTGTTATTGAGAGGCAGCCGAGTTCCGCGTGGGAATCCATGTTGCGACACAACTTGGTCGCACCGCTCAGGACTGCCAGGGTTTTCATTCCTCTGTTGCGCGCGAAAAGAG GTCGCATCGTTCTTTTGGGAGATTCCGCGACCAGCTACGGTACCAAAGCCGGGACAGGTCTGGTGGCGTACAGTGCATCCCGGAAGGCCGTGGAAGGTGCTGCGGAGGCATTAAAAAGCGAGCTTCAGTCCTCGGGAGTCGACGTCGTTCTTCTTAAACCGCCGCCCGTGAATCCTCTTATTCTTTATAGCGCGCCCGTTCTCAAGAC GTCGGACGTGGAATCTGGGATCTTTTCATCGGAAGGGACCTGGACAGCTCCCGTGTCAACTCATTCGGTCCAGAACTCGTTGATTCCAGCGTTAACATCCGCCTGTCCACGTGGCTCCTACGATATGGCAGCGAAATCGCGGCTCTTCTGCCGATGA
- the Cpr11 gene encoding cuticular protein 11: MALVEKAIILALISITVVHGLSSYLDDTDDSGSVERTGHGGGHGDGGHGGGHGKTGHGGGHGGGHAYSYHHFSGPVSGHHQEVSWKDKHGHVHHDFVAHPKYHYAYGVDDKHTKDYHAQKEHRDGKKVEGEYHIHEPGGNMRSVKYHSDPHGGFFAEVHNYGGNDHSGGGHGGHKH, from the exons ATGGCGCTCGTCGAG AAAGCGATCATCCTAGCCTTGATTTCGATCACGGTCGTCCACGGCCTTTCGTCCTATCTCGATG ATACGGATGACTCCGGCAGCGTCGAGAGAACAGGACATGGCGGAGGTCATGGCGATGGCGGCCACGGTGGTGGACACGGAAAAACCGGTCATGGTGGTGGTCATGGTGGTGGTCACGCGTACTCCTACCACCACTTTTCCGGACCAGTGTCCGGCCATCACCAAGAGGTTTCCTGGAAAGACAAACACGGACATGTTCATCATGATTTCGTGGCCCATCCAAAGTATCATTATGCTTACGGCGTGGATGATAAACACACCAAGGACTATCACGCACAGAAGGAGCATCGCGACG gGAAAAAGGTGGAAGGGGAGTATCATATCCACGAGCCCGGCGGCAACATGAGAAGCGTGAAATATCACTCTGACCCCCATGGTGGATTTTTCGCCGAGGTTCACAATTATGGAGGGAACGACCACTCCGGTGGAGGTCATGGTGGTCACAAGCATTAA
- the LOC143210704 gene encoding adult-specific cuticular protein ACP-22-like, with translation MVIKVALISGVLVLAAVRSGLAGHAHSFAHFHGPVEGPHHEVSHHDKHGHHVDYVAHPKYEFSYGVDDHHTGDHHGQKEHRDGKNVAGEYTVKEPGGNVRVVKYHADPHGGFFAYVHNSNGNNHDGGTYGGHGHGHGHGHDHGHY, from the exons ATGGTAATCAAG GTTGCTTTAATTTCCGGTGTGCTCGTTCTGGCCGCTGTCCGAAGCGGATTGGCCGGGCACGCTCACAGCTTCGCGCATTTCCACGGCCCTGTAGAAGGTCCTCACCATGAAGTCTCGCACCATGATAAACACGGACATCACGTCGACTACGTCGCCCATCCGAAATACGAGTTTTCATACGGCGTCGACGACCATCACACTGGCGACCATCACGGACAGAAGGAACACAGAGACG GGAAAAACGTCGCAGGTGAATACACGGTGAAGGAACCAGGCGGCAACGTGAGGGTGGTGAAGTACCATGCCGACCCCCATGGTGGATTCTTCGCATACGTTCACAATTCTAACGGCAACAATCACGACGGTGGCACTTATGGCGGCCACGGACACGGACACGGACACGGACATGATCATGGGCACTATTAA